The Balaenoptera acutorostrata chromosome 10, mBalAcu1.1, whole genome shotgun sequence genome has a window encoding:
- the MLN gene encoding promotilin, with translation MLSRKAVAFLLVVHAAIMLASQKEAYIPIVTYGEVQRMQEKERYEGQKKSLSVQQRSEKVGPLDPAEPLEEEEKEVIKLTAHVEIGMRMNSRQLEKYRATLEGLLREVLLSSQNAAK, from the exons ATGCTGTCCCGCAAGGCCGTGGCCTTTCTGCTGGTGGTGCATGCAGCCATCATGCTGGCTTCCCAGAAGGAAGCCTACATTCCCATCGTCACCTACGGCGAAGTCCAGAGGATGCAG GAAAAGGAGCGGTACGAAGGGCAAAAGAAATCCCTGAGTGTACAGCAGAGGTCCGAGAAGGTGGGCCCTCTGGACCCCGCAGAGCctttggaggaagaagaaaaggaagttatCAAG CTGACTGCTCACGTGGAAATTGGAATGAGGATGAACTCCAGGCAGCTGGAAAAGTACCGGGCCACCCTGGAAGGGCTGCTGCGTGAGGTGCTGCTGTCCAGCCAGAACG CAGCCAAGTGA